The Fretibacterium sp. OH1220_COT-178 genome segment TCATGGCCCCGGGGATGGAGCCGATCCCGCCGAAGACTGCGGCGATGAAAGCCTTGATCCCGGGGAACAGCCCCATGAACGGCTCGACCCGCGGGTAGCGCAGCGCCCAGAGGATCCCCGCCACGGCGGCCAGCGCCGAGCCCAGCGCGAAGGTCAGGGCGATGATCCGGTCCACGGACACGCCCATCAGGCGGGTGGTCTCGATGTCGTGCGAGATGGAGCGCATGGCCAGGCCCGGCTTGGTCCTGTAGACCATCCAGAGCAGTGCGCCCACCAGCAGGAACGACACGACCGGGACCATCAGGCCCAGGGGGATCAGGCGCACCCCCCCGACCGGGACGGGCCTCATCAGGAGCGGGGGCTGCACCACGGGCCGCGGCATGCCCGAGAAGACGACGACGGCCAGGTTCTCGATGAAAAAAGACACGCCGATGGCGCTGATGAGCGCGGAGATGCGGGGCGCGTTCCGCAGGGGCCGGTAGGCGATGCGGTCCACCAAAAGGCCGCAGACCGTCGCCCCCGCGACGGCCAGGCCGACCCCGGCCGCCCAGGGCAGCTTGAACACGACGGTGGAGAAGTAGACGAAGTAGGCGCCCAACATGAAGATGTCGCCGTGCGCGAAGTTGATGAGCCGCAGGATGCCGTAGACCATCGTGTACCCCACCGCGACCAGCCCGTAGAGCGAGCCCAGGCCGAGCGCGTTGATGAAGTGCTGAACGAACATGTTGAGAGTCAAACCGATACCTCCTCCCGAGGAGCCCGAATATGACCTGTCCCACAAGACCTCGTCCTGCCCCGCCTCGAACTTAGAATCCTTAAAACAGTCTACCATGGAAAGGGCAAACACGCAGGGGCCTCGTGCCGATCGACAAAGGGGGAAAGGAGCCATGCCCTTTCCCCCGATGGGAAGTGCGGAAACTTTCAACAGCATGGCGTCATCCCGCCTGCCGCGTCTGAAACGCACGCTCATCCCAATTAAAAATCATTCGCAGGCTCATTCAAAGAGACGACCAGCTCCGGCAAAACCTCGAAGCGGCACGCACAACTTGCTTTCGCCCACTGGTTCACCGCTTGCAACAAACGATTTGAAGAAATGG includes the following:
- a CDS encoding branched-chain amino acid ABC transporter permease: MTLNMFVQHFINALGLGSLYGLVAVGYTMVYGILRLINFAHGDIFMLGAYFVYFSTVVFKLPWAAGVGLAVAGATVCGLLVDRIAYRPLRNAPRISALISAIGVSFFIENLAVVVFSGMPRPVVQPPLLMRPVPVGGVRLIPLGLMVPVVSFLLVGALLWMVYRTKPGLAMRSISHDIETTRLMGVSVDRIIALTFALGSALAAVAGILWALRYPRVEPFMGLFPGIKAFIAAVFGGIGSIPGAMIGGILLGFVEIMSVAFFPNLSGYKDAFAFMLLIAILLFRPTGLMGERLEDKI